In Mercenaria mercenaria strain notata chromosome 13, MADL_Memer_1, whole genome shotgun sequence, a single window of DNA contains:
- the LOC123541205 gene encoding uncharacterized protein LOC123541205, whose amino-acid sequence MLDNLVKLQYTGDPNPGEHRSKQICTLPITLQGLPLDSEITREWHQPDCEGVIDCLCKKSITLRKEDVERVLLQPTEREETALSQFQKLMTWGCTRLWKHLTDDALEHVGTEQSDVFEQNFDVLLAEETEESSDTCTSTDDLHDDFDLAEAIQSLTENIDDDLEYYKDVLEENAEEFSISCLEKSMEQMSFLDETETENDSEIAVQKLLGDFGFFKFIVPKLLCRHPPPEIGRDDDIAKIREVLDDIYTKLGYGVDKEKRANRILCGPDQKIGQCLLKLIQLNSKYEVFLPEFPLLHLRKSKITILLSSYKDAGILQLIKYMKDDNQDDLTKLISIQHIDVATRYIKRLALALHLAFLIAFTQYLAIEQVEEFIVDVETNDSKQVAEKWSTQFEDFLSYGSNQNATFALHRDMMNHCDEVVAVALSERLGGPGGYALLLAAVKSSLPFSFVNNASSYAPYCVQLLYHHHQAGFFHQCMKQTLYTTPFKSSKKNFACDTKREMDHLDVLKGFRSGSNVSSITCRMSLIDSLSTEKDEKETSVKDADTMGFELTDVDIAHIVPTATLILRRNALRTSDDCVPMNVYAKTATVLPSTILDKCSQDVGKYLLYRFVYQQHLFGLTESDVPKTDTVKGNADLISRAKRSKGITIKRTLKSKITQLKSSQDVKEEQRQRLVAKKTQQIDCLSSENNCCQSLVKPDCSKPKVMKALSIRNALNDLVQSCIQKTSVQEIKKTTDQYIMLNQSNIPQNTLSSMQLCTIEYAGQKFKLGNLKTGKEYLLKVESTLKGLIRKSDSCSTIVICEEKYMFTPDDFKAGTHQQRRTDKKTDVSHLKSGQHLISDIVLNKEAITKTEIGKKAISTFLAENITKVNIDKPITLVVDSELYINKEAMYSTPIQCHFTETEKQISLMSNIQQRKGEAEMAVTDWLQYYSESIEEGKSVVCLVTSGDIDAVYLHMYTVCKFVPRFENGQFKYQVYVVLQKPSSKYDIYNITSMLELFESAYSDSEIGLKIPIMICIGGNDFIPKFYQISHKTILSKMLNNQHYRQFLIRIIDFKPMLDQECYTEFVKDLFCPRKYAAKDLSYDEVRCVTINKQDDQKTADPRKWLPPKSAIENLCELTQLCIAYMDTAGNHESQMPNFLETSCLKKNENGDVLYDFGPEAHFDNISELPNMAKKHKKRQHECTPQKGLRRKRPLTSTPKSIKYQEN is encoded by the exons ATGCTTGATAACCTGGTGAAATTGCAGTACACCGGTGACCCTAACCCAGGTGAACACAGATCTAAACAAATATGCACATTACCTATAACATTACAAGGATTACCCCTAGATTCTGAAATAACGAGAGAATGGCATCAGCCGGATTGCGAAGGAGTAATTGACTGTTTATGCAAGAAGTCAATTACACTTAGAAAGGAAGATGTTGAACGAGTTCTACTTCAACCCACTGAAAGAGAGGAGACGGCACTTTCACAGTTTCAAAAGCTGATGACATGGGGTTGTACACGACTTTGGAAACATTTGACAg ATGATGCCCTGGAGCATGTTGGGACGGAGCAGTCGGatgtatttgaacaaaattttgacGTCTTGTTGGCAGAAGAAACGGAAGAAAGTTCCGATACA TGTACTTCAACAGATGATTTACACGATGACTTCGACTTAGCTGAAGCAATTCAGTCTCTTACTGAAAACATTGATGATGACCTGGAATACTACAAAGATGTTTTGGAAGAGAATGCAGAGGAATTCTCGATTTCTTGTTTGGAAAAATCCATGGAGCAGATGTCTTTCCTTGATGAAACCGAAACTGAAAATGACAGTGAGATTGCAGTTCAGAAGCTACTTGGagactttggattttttaaatttattgtgcCAAAGTTATTGTGTAGACATCCCCCGCCCGAAATTGGAAGAGATGACGATATTGCAAAAATAAGAGAAGTGTTAGATGATATTTACACGAAGTTAGGTTACGGTGTTGATAAAGAGAAACGGGCAAATCGAATTTTATGTGGGCCTGATCAGAAAATAGGGCAGTGTCTCTTGAAATTGATACAACTCAATTCAAAGTATGAAGTGTTTTTACCCGAATTTCCACTCCTACATCTTAGAAAATCGAAAATCACCATATTGTTGAGTTCATATAAGGATGCAGGTATCTTACAGTTGATCAAATATATGAAAGATGACaatcaagatgatttgacaaaactAATCTCGATACAACATATAGACGTGGCAACTAGGTATATCAAACGATTGGCTTTGGCACTGCATTTGGCATTTTTAATAGCATTTACTCAGTATTTAGCTATAGAACAAGTAGAAGAGTTTATAGTTGATGTGGAAACGAATGATTCGAAACAAGTTGCTGAGAAATGGTCTACACAGTTTGAAGATTTTCTCAGTTATGGTTCAAATCAAAATGCAACATTTGCATTGCATAGAGACATGATGAACCATTGTGATGAAGTTGTTGCTGTTGCTTTGTCCGAGCGACTTGGAGGTCCTGGTGGCTATGCGTTATTATTAGCAGCTGTGAAGTCATCTTTGCCATTTTCATTTGTCAACAATGCAAGTTCTTATGCGCCATACTGTGTTCAACTTCTATACCACCATCATCAAGCAGGCTTCTTCCATCAATGTATGAAACAAACTTTGTACACCACACCTTTCAAAAGTAGCAAAAAAAATTTTGCATGTGACACAAAGAGGGAAATGGATCATCTAGATGTATTAAAAGGATTTCGTTCTGGGTCAAATGTATCAAGTATTACCTGCAGGATGTCACTGATCGATTCATTAAGCACAGAAAAGGATGAAAAAGAAACATCAGTAAAAGATGCAGATACAATGGGTTTTGAACTGACAGACGTTGACATAGCACACATTGTCCCTACTGCTACATTGATATTAAGAAGAAATGCCCTGCGTACTTCCGATGACTGTGTTCCAATGAACGTGTATGCCAAAACTGCAACTGTTCTTCCCTCAACAATTTTGGACAAATGTAGTCAAGATGTTGGAAAATACCTGCTGTATCGGTTTGTTTACCAACAGCATCTATTTGGTCTTACCGAATCAGATGTTCCAAAAACAGATACTGTTAAGGGCAATGCTGATTTGATTTCAAGAGCAAAGAGAAGTAAAGGAATAACAATTAAACGGACATTGAAGTCTAAGATAACGCAGCTCAAATCCAGTCAAGATGTGAAAGAAGAGCAAAGACAAAGACTTGTTGCCAAAAAGACACAACAAATTGATTGTCTTTCGTCCGAAAACAACTGTTGTCAATCTCTAGTCAAGCCTGACTGCAGTAAACCAAAGGTCATGAAGGCACTGAGCAtcagaaatgctttaaatgattTAGTACAGTCATGTATTCAAAAGACAAGTGttcaggaaataaaaaaaacaacagatcaGTATATTATGCTTAATCAGTCAAATATTCCACAAAATACACTTTCTTCAATGCAGCTGTGTACAATTGAATATGCTGGACAAAAATTTAAACTGGGAAACTTAAAAACTGGAAAGGAGTACTTGCTAAAGGTGGAAAGCACATTAAAGGGCTTAATAAGAAAGAGTGATTCATGTTCAACGATTGTGATATGCGAAGAAAAATACATGTTTACTCCAGATGATTTCAAGGCGGGTACCCATCAACAAAGGAGAACTGATAAAAAGACTGATGTTAGTCATCTGAAATCTGGACAGCATCTCATAAGTGACATTGTGCTCAACAAGGAAGCAATCACTAAAACTGAAATAGGAAAAAAAGCAATCAGTACCTTTCTGGCGGAGAATATCACCAAAGTCAACATTGACAAACCCATCACACTTGTTGTTGACAGTGAGTTATATATCAACAAAGAGGCAATGTATTCAACTCCAATTCAGTGTCATTTTACAGAAACGGAGAAACAAATTTCACTAATGAGTAACATTCAGCAAAGGAAAGGAGAAGCTGAGATGGCAGTGACTGACTGGCTACAGTACTATAGTGAAAGCATCGAAGAAGGCAAATCAGTGGTATGTCTGGTGACATCTGGAGATATAGATGCTGTGTATCTACACATGTATACTGTCTGCAAGTTTGTGCCTCGATTTGAAAATGGACAATTCAAATACCAAGTGTATGTTGTACTTCAAAAACCATCATCAAAGTACGACATATATAATATCACGTCTATGTTAGAACTATTTGAAAGTGCCTACAGTGATTCCGAAATAGGACTTAAAATACCTATCATGATTTGTATCGGTGGCAATGACTTTATACCTAAATTTTATCAGATTTCGCACAAAACAATATTGTCCAAGATGCTAAATAATCAACATTACAGACAGTTCCTGATCAGGATCATTGACTTTAAACCCATGTTAGACCAGGAATGCTATACAGAATTTGTGAAAGATCTGTTTTGTCCAAGAAAATATGCTGCAAAAGACCTATCATATGATGAAGTAAGATGTGTTACCATCAACAAACAAGATGATCAAAAGACTGCAGATCCAAGAAAATGGCTACCACCAAAGTCAGCAATTGAAAATTTGTGTGAACTGACACAGTTGTGTATTGCATATATGGACACAGCTGGAAATCACGAGAGTCAAATGCCGAACTTCCTAGAAACATCTTGTTTAAAGAAGAATGAAAATGGTGATGTTCTTTATGACTTTGGTCCAGAAGCACATTTTGACAACATCAGCGAACTTCCAAACATGgctaaaaagcataaaaaaagACAGCATGAGTGCACCCCACAAAAAGGTCTGAGAAGAAAGCGACCCTTGACATCAACGCCTAAGTCTATTAAATACCAGGAAAATTGA